The proteins below are encoded in one region of Maribacter aestuarii:
- a CDS encoding DUF6799 domain-containing protein, whose amino-acid sequence MRKLILVVSLAVIGTVTLVAQDQDKAQDRDQDRLMLVDGDVLQIRDRDQIRLQDPITLNDGTVVNPDGSYLTRDRDRLRLQDGECLDNDGIKYRNEYQYRYKVKQENHGLSQAQIQERNQNRYQVMMIDGEAYQIRNREQNRIENEVNLGDGMIVNPDGSYQNAQRKQLRLRDGECINMDGAMFKNMYQHRKMMVQKNKMTNKKMLKKGIKKPSTKKKGKKVTG is encoded by the coding sequence ATGAGAAAGCTAATATTAGTAGTATCGTTAGCGGTGATAGGTACTGTCACCTTAGTGGCCCAAGATCAAGATAAAGCACAAGACCGAGATCAAGACCGATTAATGCTGGTAGACGGAGATGTGCTTCAAATTCGGGACCGCGATCAAATACGATTACAAGATCCGATTACTCTAAATGATGGTACCGTTGTAAACCCAGATGGTTCATACTTAACAAGAGATAGGGATAGACTACGCCTTCAAGATGGTGAATGTCTGGATAATGATGGAATTAAATACCGCAATGAGTATCAATACAGGTATAAAGTAAAACAAGAAAACCACGGATTGAGCCAAGCACAAATACAGGAGCGCAACCAAAATAGGTATCAAGTAATGATGATTGATGGAGAAGCTTATCAAATTAGGAACAGAGAGCAAAACCGAATCGAAAATGAAGTAAACCTTGGTGATGGTATGATTGTAAATCCCGATGGCAGCTATCAGAATGCACAACGGAAACAATTGAGACTTCGGGACGGCGAATGTATCAATATGGATGGGGCCATGTTCAAGAACATGTACCAACATCGTAAAATGATGGTTCAGAAGAATAAGATGACCAATAAAAAGATGTTAAAAAAAGGAATCAAAAAACCTTCTACGAAAAAGAAAGGTAAAAAGGTAACTGGATAA
- a CDS encoding TolC family protein — translation MKNIAFILLAFLFQLHIKAQETVPISKQEALAKVKERNNTMKMAEQDVLMAKGDFNQTNAVLLPTIGISHTGIATTNPLMAFGSKLNQEILTQADFNPELLNNPSQIQDFATRVEIQQPILNLDGLYQRKAAKAKWNATELESQRTQDYVALEVDMAYMQLQLAYKTVEVLQKAKKSATENLRIATNSFEQGYLQKSDILVVQVRVTEIDNQLQYAKSNILNSSNYLSVLMDETPYQILQPTDSLTLITETILSEEFSENRKDIQAMESVSEAYKQQYKADKMSFLPRLNAFGTYELHDNEIFQGGANGFLFGASLQWNILEGTKRFGKAQKSRAELEKSKLKLHQYKSESQLELNKAIRGLADAKNNLKLTELAMFQSKEALRIRTNRFKQGLEKTTELLMAESQYAQKQLEYYTTIFQHNYALAYMQFLTNK, via the coding sequence ATGAAAAATATTGCATTCATACTGTTGGCATTTCTATTTCAGCTCCACATAAAAGCACAGGAAACGGTTCCGATTTCCAAACAGGAAGCCTTGGCAAAGGTAAAAGAACGGAACAATACCATGAAAATGGCAGAACAAGATGTGTTGATGGCCAAGGGCGATTTTAATCAGACTAATGCCGTATTGTTACCAACCATTGGTATTTCCCATACAGGTATCGCGACTACAAATCCGTTAATGGCCTTTGGCTCTAAACTGAATCAAGAAATTTTGACACAGGCGGATTTTAACCCTGAGCTGTTGAACAATCCATCCCAAATACAGGACTTTGCCACACGAGTTGAAATACAACAACCAATATTGAATTTAGACGGCCTATACCAGCGAAAAGCTGCAAAAGCCAAGTGGAATGCCACCGAATTGGAATCGCAACGGACCCAAGATTATGTAGCTCTAGAAGTAGATATGGCATATATGCAATTACAGTTGGCCTATAAAACTGTAGAAGTGCTACAAAAAGCAAAAAAGTCGGCCACAGAAAATCTGCGAATTGCGACCAATAGTTTTGAACAAGGTTACCTGCAAAAATCCGATATATTGGTAGTGCAGGTGAGGGTTACCGAAATCGATAATCAGCTGCAGTATGCCAAAAGCAATATCCTAAATAGCTCGAACTACCTTTCTGTTTTGATGGATGAAACTCCCTATCAGATTCTACAACCGACGGATTCCTTGACCTTGATTACTGAAACGATTTTATCGGAAGAATTCTCTGAAAATAGAAAAGATATTCAGGCTATGGAGTCCGTCTCCGAAGCCTACAAACAACAATATAAGGCTGATAAAATGAGTTTTCTGCCCCGTTTGAACGCCTTTGGCACCTATGAATTACATGATAATGAAATATTCCAGGGAGGTGCTAACGGCTTTCTTTTTGGAGCGTCATTACAATGGAATATTTTGGAAGGAACCAAACGCTTTGGGAAGGCCCAAAAAAGCAGGGCAGAGCTTGAAAAATCAAAATTGAAACTTCATCAGTATAAGTCAGAAAGCCAGCTGGAACTTAACAAGGCAATCCGCGGTTTGGCCGATGCCAAGAACAATTTAAAGCTTACAGAATTGGCGATGTTCCAGTCTAAAGAAGCGCTTCGTATTCGTACCAATCGATTTAAACAAGGACTTGAGAAAACGACCGAATTGCTTATGGCTGAATCACAATATGCGCAGAAGCAATTGGAATACTACACCACCATTTTTCAGCACAACTATGCTTTGGCCTATATGCAATTTTTAACCAATAAATAA
- a CDS encoding YgaP family membrane protein, with product MKNRIVRAIAGSFILISLLMAIYVNLNWLWFTAFVGANLLQSAFTKWCLMEDILSKFGIKD from the coding sequence ATGAAAAATAGAATCGTAAGGGCCATAGCAGGCTCGTTTATATTAATCAGTTTGTTAATGGCCATTTATGTCAACCTCAATTGGCTTTGGTTTACTGCCTTCGTAGGGGCCAACCTATTGCAATCTGCTTTTACCAAATGGTGTTTGATGGAAGATATCCTGTCCAAATTCGGAATCAAAGACTAG
- a CDS encoding ABC transporter permease, whose amino-acid sequence MMFLKIAWLNIWRNKRRTLIASTSVFFAVLFAIMFRSFTDGIYENMIHNVVSYSSGYLQIHQNGYWEERSIDNTFEADEQLGQRLMKNPNITNIMPRLETFALASYGDKTKGVLLLGINQKKEMEVNNLDEKVVRGHYFETINDNAVAIGEGLANQLKIAINDTLVLIGQGYHASSAAGKYRVKAIIALGSPELNKNVVYMPLQQAQYMHGADNRITALSIMLGKTSNLEKQKLMIEKNLDPNRYEVMAWKEMMPEMDQFIEADSTGHYIIIGILYFIISFGLFGTLLMMTYERTREFGILIAIGMKKHLLAFILLLESVMISLIGCVAGIIGGILLVQILTKYPIRFSGELEQVYENWGMEPIIYLSAHEKIFIVQTLIVLTLSILLAFYPGFKLMKLKPIEAINS is encoded by the coding sequence ATGATGTTCTTAAAAATAGCCTGGTTGAATATTTGGCGTAACAAACGCAGAACCTTGATTGCTTCTACTTCGGTATTCTTTGCGGTCCTTTTCGCCATTATGTTCCGGTCGTTTACAGATGGGATATACGAAAACATGATACACAACGTGGTGAGTTATTCCTCAGGGTATCTTCAAATCCATCAAAACGGGTACTGGGAAGAGCGGTCAATCGATAACACTTTTGAAGCGGATGAACAACTCGGACAACGTTTAATGAAGAATCCCAATATTACCAACATCATGCCGCGCTTGGAAACCTTTGCCTTGGCATCTTATGGTGATAAAACGAAAGGAGTCTTGCTATTAGGAATCAACCAAAAAAAAGAAATGGAGGTCAATAACCTTGACGAAAAAGTAGTACGCGGACACTATTTTGAAACCATAAACGACAATGCGGTGGCTATTGGTGAAGGATTGGCAAACCAACTCAAAATCGCCATCAACGACACACTCGTGTTGATAGGTCAAGGGTATCATGCCAGTAGCGCTGCCGGAAAATATAGGGTCAAGGCCATTATTGCATTGGGTTCCCCGGAACTCAACAAAAATGTTGTATACATGCCATTGCAACAGGCACAATACATGCATGGTGCGGATAATAGAATAACGGCTCTGTCCATTATGTTGGGCAAGACATCAAACTTGGAGAAGCAGAAGCTCATGATAGAAAAAAACCTTGACCCTAATCGCTACGAAGTCATGGCATGGAAAGAGATGATGCCGGAAATGGACCAGTTCATTGAAGCCGATAGCACGGGGCATTATATTATTATTGGTATTCTTTACTTTATTATTTCATTTGGCCTCTTCGGCACTTTGCTAATGATGACCTATGAACGTACACGTGAATTTGGGATACTCATCGCCATCGGGATGAAAAAGCACCTGTTGGCCTTTATCCTGTTGCTAGAGTCGGTAATGATATCGCTAATCGGTTGTGTCGCGGGTATTATTGGCGGAATACTATTGGTGCAAATACTCACCAAGTATCCGATACGCTTTTCAGGTGAATTGGAACAGGTATATGAAAATTGGGGCATGGAGCCGATCATCTATTTATCGGCACATGAGAAAATTTTTATAGTGCAAACTCTTATAGTTTTGACCCTGTCGATCCTTTTGGCATTCTATCCCGGATTCAAGTTGATGAAGTTAAAACCGATCGAAGCTATAAACAGTTAA
- a CDS encoding efflux RND transporter periplasmic adaptor subunit — protein MEKRNYIKTAILTMTLVLASCRGDKPKVDGDTTAAVPVTVNTVTQEDRSSFLVASGSIEAVKSSELSTRMMGYVDKIYVNIGDKVRKGQLLLSINNADLSAKLAQVNAGITEASVAFNNAEKDYNRYTELFKETSASQKELDDITANYKMAKARLESAIQMKNEVNAQFSYSNIRAPFDGVVTNKFINAGDMANPGMPLLGVEAPGYFQVLAMVPESEISQIKVGTDVELLLKSLNERITGKVVEVSTSAKSTGGQYLVKVLLDKTEINVLSGMYVTVRFPTSQKAMSQSVFVPVEAIVERGQLSGIYTVSQSNTALLRWLRLGRTLGEEVEVLSGLSPDEQYIVDSQGKLFNGAKISLYVK, from the coding sequence ATGGAAAAGAGAAATTATATAAAAACGGCAATCCTTACAATGACGCTAGTATTAGCGAGCTGCCGAGGGGATAAACCCAAAGTCGATGGGGATACTACAGCGGCCGTGCCAGTAACCGTCAATACCGTTACACAGGAAGACCGTAGTTCATTTTTAGTGGCGAGTGGCTCCATAGAGGCGGTAAAAAGCAGTGAATTAAGTACCCGAATGATGGGATATGTAGATAAAATCTATGTGAATATCGGAGATAAAGTAAGAAAGGGACAACTTTTGTTGAGCATCAATAACGCCGATCTATCCGCCAAACTGGCCCAAGTAAATGCGGGTATTACCGAAGCATCGGTAGCGTTTAATAATGCTGAAAAAGATTATAATCGGTATACCGAACTATTTAAAGAAACTAGTGCCTCACAGAAAGAACTGGATGATATTACAGCAAACTACAAAATGGCAAAAGCAAGATTGGAATCTGCCATTCAAATGAAAAACGAGGTCAATGCACAATTTTCGTACTCTAATATAAGAGCACCTTTTGATGGGGTGGTTACAAACAAATTCATTAATGCAGGCGATATGGCCAACCCTGGTATGCCTTTACTGGGAGTGGAAGCTCCAGGGTATTTTCAAGTATTGGCCATGGTGCCCGAATCGGAAATCTCACAAATCAAGGTAGGTACTGACGTTGAGCTACTCCTAAAATCCTTGAATGAAAGAATAACCGGAAAAGTGGTCGAGGTAAGTACTTCGGCCAAAAGTACAGGGGGTCAGTATCTGGTAAAAGTCTTATTGGACAAAACGGAAATCAATGTATTGTCGGGCATGTATGTCACTGTTCGTTTTCCAACCTCGCAAAAAGCGATGTCCCAATCAGTTTTTGTACCGGTAGAGGCCATTGTCGAACGCGGACAATTATCGGGTATCTATACGGTGAGCCAAAGCAACACCGCTTTGTTGCGCTGGTTGCGCTTGGGGCGCACTTTAGGCGAAGAAGTAGAGGTGCTTTCCGGGCTATCACCTGATGAACAATATATCGTCGACTCCCAAGGGAAGTTGTTCAACGGTGCCAAGATTAGTCTTTACGTAAAATAA
- a CDS encoding ABC transporter permease: protein MLVQIAWRNIWRNKTRSLVVICSIIIGLWAGVFILAFAWGLYQNNIDDSVFRQLSHIQIHHPLFDVENESKYALSRAKEIVAELQSDDRVHSVSSRVIATGMITSPTTASGVKVFGIEPAVEKEQIRLHENLVEGSYFETGKENELLIGVKLAKKLKVKLKSKVVLMFTNVKSEMVSAAFRVGGIYRSKNISLDEVHVYVPQDHLGKLLFLKPDESNEIAILLNDEKQLAWVKERSKRLVPQGKVEDWKALSPELSMVIDSFNMYTYIVTGIILLALTFGIINTMLMSVLERVRELGMLMAIGLNKTKLFSMIMLETLYLTLIGCPIGLLIGWASIAYLGKQGIDISMFSEGLSSYGFTSIIYPALENQKYGIVAVMFLITALISALYPAYRALQLNPSEAIRKI from the coding sequence ATGTTGGTACAAATTGCTTGGCGAAATATTTGGCGGAACAAGACCCGAAGTCTAGTGGTGATCTGTTCCATTATCATTGGTCTATGGGCAGGGGTTTTCATACTTGCATTTGCCTGGGGCCTATACCAAAACAATATTGATGACTCGGTGTTCAGGCAATTGTCACATATTCAAATTCACCATCCTTTGTTCGATGTGGAAAACGAATCAAAGTATGCGTTGTCGAGAGCAAAGGAAATCGTAGCCGAGCTTCAATCAGACGATAGGGTACACTCTGTTAGTTCACGGGTCATAGCCACGGGAATGATTACTTCCCCGACCACGGCAAGTGGCGTGAAGGTTTTCGGTATTGAACCGGCAGTCGAGAAAGAACAGATCAGGTTGCATGAAAATTTGGTCGAGGGATCTTATTTTGAAACGGGCAAGGAAAACGAACTGCTTATCGGAGTAAAATTGGCCAAAAAACTCAAGGTAAAACTCAAGAGCAAGGTGGTCTTGATGTTTACGAATGTGAAATCAGAGATGGTATCGGCAGCCTTTCGGGTGGGCGGTATCTATCGATCCAAGAATATTTCCTTGGATGAAGTACATGTTTACGTGCCCCAAGACCATTTGGGAAAATTGTTGTTTCTGAAACCGGACGAAAGTAATGAAATAGCCATTTTGTTAAATGATGAAAAGCAACTTGCTTGGGTAAAGGAACGCAGCAAACGCTTGGTGCCCCAAGGAAAAGTGGAAGACTGGAAAGCGCTTTCACCGGAATTGAGTATGGTCATCGATTCCTTTAATATGTACACCTACATTGTTACCGGCATCATCTTATTAGCGCTGACTTTCGGAATCATTAATACCATGTTGATGTCGGTTCTGGAACGGGTACGGGAACTCGGTATGTTGATGGCCATCGGACTGAACAAAACCAAGTTATTTTCAATGATCATGCTGGAGACGCTGTACCTCACATTAATAGGGTGCCCCATCGGACTGTTGATCGGATGGGCAAGTATCGCTTATTTGGGCAAACAGGGCATCGATATCTCTATGTTTTCCGAAGGATTGTCCTCTTATGGGTTCACCTCGATCATTTACCCGGCCTTGGAGAACCAAAAATACGGGATTGTAGCGGTGATGTTCTTGATTACGGCCCTGATATCCGCCCTCTATCCTGCCTACAGGGCTTTACAGCTAAACCCATCGGAAGCGATACGAAAAATTTAG
- a CDS encoding ABC transporter ATP-binding protein — MAKTIIDAHNVSKTFNPKTIPVHAVQNVHLHIEEGEFVALVGPSGSGKSTLLNMIGGLDEPTSGTVFIDGVEITKLSQNKLIDFRLQNIGFVFQSFNLLPVLTAKENVGFVLQLQKMSKKDREERVMTLLEEVGLEDKVNSRPGELSGGQQQRVAVARALASKPKIILADEPTANLDSKSAGNLLDIMAKLNKEEKITFLFSTHDQRVIKKARRVITLVDGMVDSDKQQIPT, encoded by the coding sequence ATGGCCAAAACAATTATCGATGCACATAATGTGAGTAAAACATTCAATCCTAAAACAATTCCTGTTCACGCGGTTCAAAATGTGCATCTTCACATAGAAGAAGGGGAATTCGTAGCTCTGGTAGGACCGTCGGGCTCTGGTAAATCTACCTTACTGAACATGATCGGTGGTTTGGATGAGCCAACCTCCGGTACCGTTTTTATCGATGGTGTAGAGATCACCAAGCTATCGCAAAATAAATTGATCGACTTTCGGCTTCAGAATATCGGCTTTGTTTTTCAGTCGTTCAACTTGCTTCCCGTGCTTACCGCTAAGGAAAATGTAGGCTTTGTGCTCCAACTGCAAAAGATGTCTAAAAAGGATAGGGAGGAGCGCGTTATGACCTTGTTGGAAGAAGTGGGCCTTGAGGATAAGGTAAACAGCAGGCCCGGGGAACTTTCGGGCGGACAGCAGCAACGGGTGGCCGTGGCCAGGGCCTTGGCCTCCAAACCAAAGATCATCCTTGCTGATGAACCAACGGCAAACCTCGACTCCAAGTCTGCAGGGAACCTATTGGATATCATGGCCAAACTCAATAAAGAAGAAAAGATTACATTCCTATTCTCTACCCATGACCAAAGGGTGATTAAAAAGGCGAGAAGGGTAATCACCTTGGTAGATGGTATGGTAGATTCAGATAAGCAACAGATTCCTACATAG
- the upp gene encoding uracil phosphoribosyltransferase: MTIHHFGEGNSLLNKFISEIRDVEIQKDSMRFRRNIERIGEILSYEMSKSLSYVNKTVETPFGKKEMHLPTDNLVLCSVLRAGLPLHQGMLNYFDGAENAFISAYRHHRGDEDAFEVIVKYFAAPSLENKTLVLTDPMLATGKTLENVLSALKDHGVPSQIHIISVIGSRGGIEHVKKVFPDNTHLWIAAIDPELNNKGYILPGIGDAGDLAFGEKL, translated from the coding sequence ATGACCATCCACCATTTTGGCGAAGGAAATTCGCTTTTGAATAAGTTTATCTCAGAAATCAGGGATGTTGAAATACAAAAAGACTCCATGAGGTTTCGGCGTAATATTGAACGTATTGGGGAAATACTCAGTTATGAAATGAGTAAGTCTTTGAGCTATGTCAATAAAACGGTTGAAACTCCCTTTGGCAAAAAAGAAATGCATCTACCCACCGATAATTTAGTGCTATGTTCGGTTTTACGTGCCGGATTGCCTTTGCATCAAGGTATGCTCAACTATTTTGATGGGGCCGAAAATGCTTTTATTTCTGCTTATCGCCATCATCGGGGCGATGAGGACGCCTTTGAGGTTATCGTAAAATATTTTGCAGCACCCTCCTTAGAAAATAAAACCTTAGTATTGACCGATCCCATGCTGGCAACGGGTAAAACTTTGGAGAACGTACTTAGCGCATTGAAAGATCATGGCGTACCTTCGCAGATTCATATTATTTCCGTAATTGGTTCTAGAGGAGGCATAGAACATGTCAAAAAAGTTTTTCCTGATAACACTCACTTATGGATTGCGGCTATCGATCCTGAACTGAATAACAAAGGCTATATTCTTCCTGGTATTGGTGACGCGGGTGACTTAGCATTTGGGGAAAAGTTGTGA
- a CDS encoding efflux RND transporter permease subunit: protein MKEGLAGKIAKVFINSKLTVLLMIVFMVIGVYSSFLIPREEEPQIDVPMADIFVGYPGASPTEVESRVIKPLEKLISNIKGVEYVYSTAMKEQGMVIVQFYVGEDIERSFVKLYNEINKHMDIMPQGVTFPLVKTRAIDDVPMLGLTLWSENYDDYQLKQIAQELTNEIEKVNDVSATHKIGGRDRQLRVVLDKDKMAESGLDFLSVSEMIKANNQQMASGSFDKNDIEFLVTTGRFLKNNEDVENLIVGTQQNKPIYLKQIAAIQDGPEVPKNYVSLGFGQASENAATYRSEYPAVTISIAKRKGADAMKISDIILEKVNHLKKDLIPDDVHVEVTRNYGETASHKVSELLMHLIGAIIAVTFVVMLAMGWRGGLVVFLSVPITFALTLLSYYMLNYTLNRITLFALVFVTGIVVDDSIIIAENMHRHFKMKRLPFKQAALYAINEVGNPTILATFTVIASVLPMAFVSGLMGPYMSPMPIGASIAMILSLFVALTITPYLGYIFLRGKEKKGEGKVEKPLEDTFIYRIYEKFEKPLIENRKKRWLFLGITFLLLLGSIGLFFTKSVAVKMLPFDNKNEFQVVIDMPEGTTLERTGVVAQEISQYLSTRPEVINYQSYVGTSAPITFNGLVRHYDLRGGSNMADIQVNLIDKGERSAQSHDIASLLRPKIQKIGNRYDANIKIVEVPPGPPVLSTIVGEIYGPDYDQQIQIANQVQGILNNTQDVVDVDWMVEADQTEYEFVIDKEKAMLYGVAPQQIVHTMNMALSERAVTTLYDEDASEQICLILALDEKEKSTISDIAQLKVKSLQGTMITVGDLVQIEETTRAKNIYRKNQKRVVYVLADMAGELESPVYAILGMTDKLAEMNLPKGFSLDELYLNQPEFEDDYTVKWDGEWQITLEVFRDLGLAFLGVIIIIYILIVGWFQNFKAPIVMMVAIPLSLIGIILGHWMLGAFFTATSFIGMIALAGIMVRNSVLLIDFINLRLAEGISLKQSVIEAGAVRTTPILLTAGTVVIGAFVILFDPIFQGLAISLMGGTIVSTVLTLLVVPLVYFMIERKNYPETVIQEVKGKVDE, encoded by the coding sequence ATGAAAGAAGGCTTAGCAGGCAAAATTGCCAAGGTTTTTATCAACTCAAAACTTACCGTACTATTGATGATTGTTTTTATGGTCATCGGCGTGTACAGTTCCTTTCTCATTCCTAGGGAGGAAGAACCGCAGATTGATGTGCCTATGGCGGATATTTTTGTCGGATACCCCGGGGCAAGTCCTACGGAAGTGGAATCGCGGGTCATCAAACCCTTGGAGAAATTGATTTCGAACATAAAAGGGGTAGAGTATGTGTATTCCACTGCCATGAAAGAGCAGGGAATGGTCATCGTACAGTTTTATGTAGGCGAGGATATAGAACGTTCGTTCGTGAAATTGTACAATGAAATTAACAAACATATGGACATTATGCCCCAAGGCGTTACATTTCCTTTGGTCAAGACACGAGCTATCGATGACGTTCCTATGTTGGGGCTAACGCTGTGGAGCGAGAATTATGACGATTATCAACTCAAACAAATTGCACAAGAACTTACTAACGAAATTGAAAAAGTAAACGATGTATCCGCGACCCATAAAATCGGGGGTCGTGACCGACAGCTTAGAGTTGTTTTGGACAAGGATAAAATGGCGGAAAGCGGATTGGATTTTCTATCCGTTTCCGAAATGATCAAGGCCAATAACCAACAAATGGCCAGCGGCAGTTTTGACAAGAACGATATCGAGTTTTTGGTGACTACCGGACGATTTCTGAAAAACAACGAGGATGTTGAAAATTTGATTGTTGGTACGCAACAGAACAAACCCATATATCTAAAACAAATCGCTGCCATACAAGATGGTCCGGAAGTACCCAAAAATTATGTGTCATTAGGTTTTGGTCAGGCCAGCGAAAATGCCGCCACTTATAGATCGGAATATCCTGCGGTAACCATTTCCATTGCCAAACGCAAAGGTGCCGATGCGATGAAGATTTCAGACATCATTCTGGAGAAAGTAAATCATTTAAAAAAAGACCTGATTCCCGATGACGTACATGTAGAGGTTACGCGGAACTATGGTGAAACCGCCTCCCATAAAGTATCGGAACTACTGATGCACCTTATCGGTGCGATAATCGCGGTGACCTTTGTGGTCATGTTGGCCATGGGCTGGCGCGGTGGTTTAGTAGTGTTTTTATCGGTACCCATTACTTTCGCACTTACCCTGTTGAGCTATTATATGCTGAATTATACATTGAACAGGATTACGCTTTTTGCGTTGGTTTTTGTGACGGGTATTGTTGTAGATGATTCCATCATCATTGCGGAGAACATGCACCGACATTTCAAGATGAAAAGGCTACCGTTCAAGCAAGCAGCATTATATGCTATTAATGAAGTGGGTAACCCAACGATTCTGGCCACGTTTACGGTAATTGCATCGGTATTGCCCATGGCCTTCGTTTCGGGTCTTATGGGCCCGTATATGTCGCCGATGCCCATTGGGGCTTCTATAGCGATGATATTGTCGCTCTTTGTGGCATTGACCATAACACCCTACTTGGGATATATCTTCCTTCGGGGAAAAGAGAAGAAAGGAGAGGGAAAAGTAGAGAAACCTTTGGAGGATACTTTTATCTACCGCATCTATGAGAAGTTTGAAAAACCTTTGATTGAGAACAGAAAGAAGCGTTGGCTCTTTTTAGGAATCACCTTCTTGTTGTTATTGGGTTCTATCGGACTGTTCTTTACCAAATCGGTTGCTGTAAAGATGTTGCCGTTCGATAATAAAAATGAATTTCAGGTTGTAATCGATATGCCCGAAGGCACTACTTTGGAGCGCACCGGAGTGGTTGCCCAAGAGATTTCGCAATACTTATCCACGAGGCCTGAAGTCATAAATTACCAAAGTTATGTAGGTACTTCCGCCCCAATAACTTTTAACGGTTTGGTACGACATTATGACCTGCGCGGAGGTAGTAATATGGCGGACATTCAAGTGAACCTTATTGATAAGGGAGAACGGAGCGCACAAAGTCATGACATCGCCAGTCTCTTGCGCCCAAAGATCCAGAAAATAGGTAATAGATACGATGCTAATATTAAAATTGTCGAGGTGCCTCCAGGACCACCTGTGCTCTCCACTATCGTCGGGGAAATCTACGGGCCGGATTATGACCAACAAATCCAAATAGCTAATCAGGTACAGGGTATCTTGAACAATACTCAGGATGTAGTGGACGTGGATTGGATGGTGGAGGCAGATCAGACCGAGTACGAGTTCGTTATCGATAAGGAAAAAGCGATGCTTTATGGCGTAGCGCCTCAGCAAATAGTACATACCATGAACATGGCGCTTTCAGAAAGAGCTGTGACCACTTTGTATGACGAGGATGCCTCTGAGCAAATATGCTTGATTTTGGCTTTGGATGAAAAGGAGAAGTCCACCATAAGCGATATTGCCCAACTCAAGGTGAAATCATTGCAAGGAACAATGATTACGGTCGGTGATTTGGTTCAAATTGAGGAAACAACACGGGCTAAAAATATTTATCGAAAGAACCAGAAACGCGTTGTCTATGTACTGGCAGATATGGCAGGAGAATTGGAAAGCCCTGTATATGCGATATTGGGCATGACTGATAAACTGGCAGAAATGAACCTGCCCAAAGGATTTTCCCTTGATGAACTTTATTTGAATCAACCCGAGTTTGAAGATGATTATACGGTGAAATGGGATGGCGAATGGCAAATTACCTTGGAGGTGTTTCGAGATTTGGGACTAGCATTTTTAGGGGTCATCATCATCATTTATATCTTGATTGTCGGATGGTTCCAGAATTTTAAGGCTCCCATTGTAATGATGGTAGCCATTCCGCTGTCATTGATTGGAATCATATTGGGCCATTGGATGCTAGGTGCGTTTTTTACGGCGACTTCTTTTATTGGAATGATTGCCTTGGCCGGTATTATGGTACGAAACTCCGTTTTGCTGATTGATTTTATAAATCTGCGTTTAGCAGAGGGAATATCTTTGAAACAGTCCGTTATCGAAGCAGGTGCCGTACGTACTACTCCTATCTTATTGACAGCGGGCACAGTGGTTATTGGGGCCTTTGTTATTCTGTTCGACCCAATTTTTCAGGGGTTGGCCATCTCCTTGATGGGTGGCACTATTGTTTCAACGGTATTGACGCTTTTGGTCGTTCCTTTGGTGTACTTCATGATCGAAAGAAAGAATTATCCAGAAACAGTGATTCAAGAAGTAAAAGGTAAAGTTGACGAATAA